In Schistocerca serialis cubense isolate TAMUIC-IGC-003099 chromosome 3, iqSchSeri2.2, whole genome shotgun sequence, the following proteins share a genomic window:
- the LOC126471344 gene encoding proline-rich protein 2-like yields MSAELQQLLLLQSQQIQSLVEAIAKQAANPPTQKEQAQAAPPFRAFDASRDEWREYFAQLQAHMTVYKITDLVRGGFQPRLPTSLPPPGQQQQPSPLPRRQPVPLMPPAQLHPGAPQVVAPAPAVPLQSPPPSELMDVDPSAGPPSQAVAVQPVLQPLSLGTPKESDTAAPCPAPTQQPSTQRQETLPLVVGPDAPSRPVPEAAPVVTGVHPDLGFQSVFPEAPRSQCWGADRGLPPTSLRPGLFCYACGQTPPPPSTLATSLFNDVCLKRYATSCVS; encoded by the exons atgtctgccgaattacaacagttgctcttgttacagagtcagcaaatacaaagtctggtggaagcaatcgccaaacaagcggctaatcctccaacacaaaaggaacaagcacaggcagcaccacctttccgtgcttttgatgcatcacgagatgaatggcgagaatatttcgcgcagttgcaggcgcacatgacagtctacaaaatcacag atttggtccgcggcgggttccagccgcgccttccgacttcgctgccgcccccagggcagcagcagcagccgtcgccgctaccacgccgacagcccgtcccgttgatgcctcccgcgcagcttcatccgggagcgccccaggtagtcgctccggcgcctgcggtccctcttcagtcgccaccgccttcggagctgatggacgtcgacccctcagccgggccgccgtcccaagcggtggctgtgcagcctgtcctgcagccgctttccttgggcacccccaaggagtctgacaccgcagcgccttgtccggcgcccactcagcagccgtcgacgcagcgtcaggagacgctgcctctcgtcgtgggtcccgacgccccgtcgcgtccagtaccagaagctgcgcccgtggtcacaggcgtgcaccctgacctcggttttcagtcggtgtttcccgaggccccgcgcagccaatgctggggtgcggaccggggactgccaccgacaagtctccgccccggtctcttctgctacgcctgcggccagacccctcccccgccgtcgacgctcgccacgtcattattcaacgacg tctgcctgaagcgatacgccactagttgtgtatcttaa